Part of the Herpetosiphonaceae bacterium genome is shown below.
GAACGTCCGCTGCAAGTCGTTCACGATCGGGTCGATTTTGCGGTCCAGCGCCTCGACTACCGGCACCTCGCGCCCAACGAGCAGACCGCGCAGATCGAGGCGTACGTCGAGGCGATCCGGCAGCGCGGCTTCGATCTATCGCGCGCGCCGTTTACGCATGTGGCCTTGTTCCAGGTCGGCGAGGACGCCTACCATTTTCTGTGGACCTTCAACTATATGCTGCAAGACGGCTGGAGCTTTCCGCTGCTCTTCAAGGATCTCTTTACCTTCTACGATATGTACGCGCGCGGCGAGGAGCATCCGGTCGAGCTGCCGCGTCCGTACCGCGACTATATCGCCTGGGTCTACCAGCAAGATTTGGCGGCTGCCGAAACGTTCTGGCGTCAAACCCTGCACGGCTTTACCAGGCCCACGCCGATCGTCGCGCGCGCGCCCGGCAACAAGCCGGAGCCGGTCGACGGCTACATCTCGTACCAGCAGCTTTTGTCGGTGGCGGCCTCGACGGCGCTGCGCTCGCGGGCGCGACAGCACCAGTTGACGCTCAACACGCTGCTCCAGGGCGCGTGGGCGCTGCTGCTGAGCCGCTACACCGGCGAGCGCGACGTGGTCTATGGCTCGGTCATGTCGGGCCGCCCCGCTGATCTCGCGGGCGTCGAGTATATGGTCGGCTCGTACAATAACTTTCTGCCGGTCCGCGTGCAGATCGAGCCGGACGCGCCGCTGCTGCCCTGGCTGCGCGAGTTTCAGGCGCAGCATCTTGAGCTGCGGCAGTATGAGTACACGCCACTGCGCAAGATCAAGGCGTGGAGCGATGTGCCCGACGATCTGCCGCTCTTCGAGAGCCATCTAACCTTTGAGAACTTTCCGATCGATACGTCTGTGATGCAGAAAGTGTCCAGCTCCGACGTACAGCCCGTCACCGGCGAGACGCAGACCGAGTTTCCGCTGCGTGTGTCGATCTGGCCGTTCCGTGCGCTGGTTTTGCTTTTGTCGTATCATCGACGCTACTTCGATCCCGCGACGATCGAGCGGATGATGGCCGACTATTGCGCGATGCTAGAGGGCATGGCGGCGCAGCCTGAGCAGCGGATCGGCGATGTGCTGGCGCTGATCAGGCGGCCATGAGGCCCGCAAACCGAAAGCGGATAGCAGACAGGAGCGTACCATGAAACAAGCTCAAGCAGCGGAACAGGGCGCGGCAACGCGCGGCATGCAGACGTTCATGCTGATCTGGATCGGCCAGTTGGTTTCGATCCTGGGCACTAATCTGACCGGCTTCGGCCTGCCCGTGTGGATCTACCAGCAGACCGGCTCGGCGACGCAGCTTACGCTGCTGTCGTTCTTTGGCTTTCTGCCGGTCATCCTGCTCTCGCCCTTCGCCGGGGTGCTGGTCGATCGCTGGAATCGGAAGACGACGCTGATCCTGAGCGATCTCGGCGGCGCGCTGGCGACCATCTCGCTGGTGCTGCTGCTGTGGATGGATCGCCTGGACGTCTACCTGATCTATCCGATCGTGATCATGAGCGGCTGCTTCGGCGCGTTCCAGTTTCCAGCATTCGCCGCCGCGATCACGCAGCTCGTGCCCAAGGATCAGCTTGGGCGCGCCAGCGGCATGATGCAGCTTGCGCAGGCGATCGGGCAGTTGCTAGCACCGGCAATCGCGGGCGTGCTGGTGACGACGATCGGGCTGGAAGGCGTGATCTTGATCGACTTCGCGACCTGTCTGTTCGCGATCGGGACGCTGCTGCTGGTGCGTATTCCGAATGCCGAGCGCTCCGCAGAAGGCGAGGCGGCGCGCGGCTCGGTGGGGCACGAGGCGCTCTTCGGCTGGCGGTTCATCACCGCGCGGCGGGGGCTGCTGGCGCTGCTGCTCTTTTTCGCCGCCAGTAACTTCCTGATGGGTACGATCGTCGTGCTTTCGACGCCGCTGGTGCTGGCCTTCGGCACGGCGGTCGAGCTTGGCCTGGTGCGCTCCGTCGCGGGCGTCGGCATGGTGGTCGGCGGCGTGGTGATGAGCATCTGGCGCGGGCCGAAGCGCCGGGTCTACGGCGCGCTGGGCGGCATCCTGCTCTCCGGCATCAGCATGATGATCGCGGGGCTTGCGCCATCTGCCATCCTGATCGCCATCGCCGCGTTTTTCTTCACGCTGGGCATGCCGCTGGTCGGCGCGTCGAGCCAGCCGATCTGGCAGAGTAAGGTACCGGTGGATTTACAGGGCCGCGTCTTTGGCGTGCGCAGCACGATCGCGACGGCCTCGATGCCGCTGGCGTATCTGATCAGCGGTCCGCTGGTAGACTATGTGTTCGAGCCGATGATGGTTCCCAACGGGCCGCTCGCCGGGACGTTCGGCACCGTGATCGGCACCGGCGAGGGCCGAGGCATCGCGCT
Proteins encoded:
- a CDS encoding MFS transporter → MKQAQAAEQGAATRGMQTFMLIWIGQLVSILGTNLTGFGLPVWIYQQTGSATQLTLLSFFGFLPVILLSPFAGVLVDRWNRKTTLILSDLGGALATISLVLLLWMDRLDVYLIYPIVIMSGCFGAFQFPAFAAAITQLVPKDQLGRASGMMQLAQAIGQLLAPAIAGVLVTTIGLEGVILIDFATCLFAIGTLLLVRIPNAERSAEGEAARGSVGHEALFGWRFITARRGLLALLLFFAASNFLMGTIVVLSTPLVLAFGTAVELGLVRSVAGVGMVVGGVVMSIWRGPKRRVYGALGGILLSGISMMIAGLAPSAILIAIAAFFFTLGMPLVGASSQPIWQSKVPVDLQGRVFGVRSTIATASMPLAYLISGPLVDYVFEPMMVPNGPLAGTFGTVIGTGEGRGIALMFIIMGFLAVLAVVAGYMYPRLRFVEDELPDAIPDNLPAEEAALAEQQPQLQHL